The nucleotide sequence GTTGCGAAGGGTTGTGTCAAGTTCACGCGTGGTAAGGCGTCCCTTCAGTCGATAGCTCTTGCCCTGGAAGACCACCGCGTGCGCCTGCTCGAAGAGCCGATCGATGGTGGCGTTGGCAAGCACACTGTTCGGGAAGATTTCGCCCCATTCCTCGACAGCACGATTGGACGTCAGCACAAGCCCCGAGCTGTACTTGCGCCGATCGATGAGATCAAAGACCTCTTCGGCGATCTCGCGGTTCATCGACACCGCCGCCCAGTCGTCGATGACCCACAGTTCGCAGGACAACAGACGTTTGAAGAACTGATCGAGCGTGCCCTCGTGCCTCGAGCACGTGATCTGTTCGATCAGCTTCTTGTGGGTCGCAAAGTAGACGCGGTATCCACGGTGTGCGGCGGCCACCCCGAGGGCGAGCGCGACATGCGTCTTGCCCACACCGGGCTGTCCTAGCAGCAAGGCGATGCCGTGCTCGTCGATGAATTTCAAGGTGGCGAGCTCGCGGATGATGTGCTCATCGATCGCCGGATTGAAGCCGAAGTCAAACGTCTCGAGCGTGACCGATTCTGGGAAGCCCGCCTGCTTGAAGCGAAGCTTTAGCGCGTTCTGTTTTCTTGCATCGAGCTCGCGTGCCAGGAGATCGGAGAGCCAGTCAAGATTGGCGGCTTTCCTGTGCTGCAGCAATACCTGTTCGAGCTCGCGTGCGGCGGCCGACAGACGAAGGCTGCGAAGTTGCGTTTTGACCGTTTCTATGTTCATTCATCATCTCCTGGGGGTTGGGTGGGGAGAAGCGAGAGCTGTGCGGTGTAGACCGACAAGTCTCGCGTGAACTTATTTTTCGGGCGCGTCACAGGCGCTGCTTTCACCGCCGTGGAGGCTTGAGCGCTCTTCAGCAGACTCGCGACCTTGCGATATGAGTAGCTCTTCATATCGATCGCCTGGCGGCAGGCAGCGTCGATATCGGCAGCCGCGTATTTCTTATCGAGACAGAGAATCCCCCAGACCTTGCGGGTGTCGATGAAGCCCTGGCCCTGGGTGAGCAGGATCACGATGAGTTCCTCCACCGCCGGCCCCAATGGCCGTGCCCGCTTTCGGTAAACGGAGTGATCAGAGAGAGCGCGCTCCCAGGGCTTCAAATGCTGGGGTTTTGTTTGTTTCGAGCGGTAGGGGTCGGTCAGGCGTTCGTGGGTTTCGATCAGGATTCCCCGGTGATAAATGGCCAGCCGCTCGCGGCCGGCCAGGATCAGCACCTCCTCGCCGAGGTAGCGCTCCTCAACCGAGTAGTAGCGGTTGGCGAAGCGTACGTGGCCGTCTGCGCGCACGCGGGCGGTGGCGGATTCCTCGATCTCGTAGGCCACCGCGGGCAGCGCGCGCAGGTGTTCGCGCTCCTGGCGAAGATCATCGATCGGCCGTCGCTGTGTGGTGCCATGACGGCGCTGGTTGGCCAGTACGAGCTTGCGATCGAGATAGTGCTGGGAGTCCTCGAGGCCCACGAACGCGCCGTGTGCGTATTCCACGCCAATCCTGCCACTGATTCCATAGCAAGCCTGCCACCCATTCCACGCGAAAGCAGCCACTGATTCCATGGGAAAGCTGCCACCCATTCCACGGGAAGGCTGCCACCCTTAGGACATCGCATCGGCGACGCGGGATAACCATCGGTATGCTGGATATTTCTCAATCACGAGGAGTATCCGATGCCGGCAGAGAGGTTATCCATGCGCAAGATAAGAGAAGTGCTACGTCTGAAATGGGACGGCGGGGTCAGCAACCGCCGCATTGCGCAGAGCTGTGCCATTGGCCGTCCCGCCGTGACCGAGTATCTGCGCCGGGCGGCTGACGCGGGGTTGTCATGGCCGCTACCGGCGGACCTGGACGATGCGGCGCTGGAACGGCGGCTGTTCCCGCGACCGGCCTCCTTGCCGGCGGATCTGCGCACGGTGCCGGACTGGGCGCAGATGCATCAAGAACTCAAACGCAAAGGCGTGACGCTGGTGCTGCTCTGGCAGGAGTACAAGGTCACGTGTCCGGAAGGGTATCAGTACAGCGCGTTCTGCATGCATTACCGTGCCTGGCGGGGCACGCGCGATGTCGTGATGCGCCAGAGTCACCGGGCGGGCGAGAGGCTGTTCGTGGATTACTGCGGCCCGACCATGCCGGTGATCGATAGCAGCAGCGGTGAGATCCACACCGCGCAGATCTTTGTGGCCGTGCTCGGCGCGAGCAACTACACCTACGCCGAGGCCACGTGGACACAGACACTGCCGGACTGGATCAGTGCGCATGTGCGGGCGTTCGCGTTCTTCGGTGGCAGCCCGGCGCTGCTGGTGCCCGATAACCTGAAGTCCGCCGTGACGCGCGCGCACCGCTATGAGCCGGACCTCAATCCCACCTGCCAGGAGATGGCGGCGCACTACGGTGTCGCGGTGCTGCCGGCCCGTGCCTGCAAGCCCCGCGACAAGGCCAAGGTTGAAGCGGGCGTGCTGCTGGTGGAGCGTTGGATCCTAGCGCGACTGCGCCACCAGACCTTCTTCAGTCTCGCCGAACTGAACCTTGCGATCGCACAACTGCTGGCGGATCTTAACCGGCGACCCTTCAAGAAGCTGCCCGGCTCGCGCCAGGAGTGGTTCGATACCCTGGAGCGCCCGGCACTGCAACCGTTGCCGGACACGCCCTACGACTACGCCGAGTGGAAGAAGGCGCGCGTGAACATTGACTATCACATTGAGGTCGAGGGGCACTATTACTCGGTGCCCTATCAGCTGGTGAAGCAAACGCTGGATGTGCGCATCGGCGCGCAGGTCGTGGAGTGTCTGCACCAGGGCAAGCGTGTCGCCAGCCACCGGCGCGCGCACAGTAAAGGGCGCCACACCACGGTGACCGAGCACATGCCACGGGCGCATCAGCAGTATGCGCAGTGGACGCCACAGCGGCTGGTGCGCTGGGCGCAGCAGACCGGTGCTGCCACCGCACGCGTCGTCGAAGCGATCCTGGCATCGCGCCCGCATCCGCAACACGGCTTCCGCTCATGCCTGGGCATCCTGCGTCTGGGCAAGACCTATGGCGATACGCGTCTGGAATCGGCGTGTCAGCGGGCGCTGGTCCTTGGCGCGCCGAGTTACCGCAGCATCGAATCCATCCTCAAGCGCGGTCTGGACCGGACCCCGCTGCCCGAACCCGCGTCCGCCGCCGATGCCATTGATCACCCCAATATCCGGGGACCCGAGTATTACCACTAACCGACAGGAGACCACCGATGCTGATCCATCCCACACTCGATAAACTGCAACACCTGCAACTCACCGGCATGCGCAAAGCGCTTGCCGAACAAATCGACCTGCCCGACATCGAGGACTTGAGCTTCGAAGAACGCCTCGGGCTGCTCGTCGATCGGGAGATCACCGAACGCGATGACCGGCGCCTCAAGACACGGCTGCGCCAAGCCAAGCTGCGCCAGCAGGCAGCCATCGAGGATATCGATTACCGCCATCCGCGCGGTCTCGACAAGGCCATGATCGCCGGCTTGGTAAATGGTGCGTGGATCAAGGCGCATCACAACATCCTCATCACCGGCCCGACCGGTGTCGGCAAGACCTGGCTCGCCTGCGCACTCGCGCACAAGGCGTGTCGGGACGGCTATCGGGTTCACTATCTGCGCCTCCCACGGCTGTTCCAGGAACTGCCCATCGCCAAAGGCGATGGCCGTTACCCGAAGCTGCTTGCCGCGCTCGCCAAGACCGATGTGCTGGTGCTCGATGACTGGGGGTTATCCACGTTCACCGATGAGCAACGCCGCGATGTGCTGGAAATCCTCGAGGACCGGCACGGACGACGCGCCACGCTCATCACCAGTCAACTGCCGGTCGAGCACTGGCACGAGATCATCGGCGATCCGACACTGGCCGATGCCATCCTCGACCGGCTGGTGCACACCGCTTACAAGATCAATCTGAAAGGGGAATCCATGCGCAAACGCAAATCCAAGTTGACGCACACACCGGACTCAGAGTAATAACTCCCGCGTCGCTACGCTCCGACACGTGGCAGCCTTGCCCTGGACTGGGTGGCAGCCTTCGCGTGGAACCGGTGGCAGGAATCAGTGGAATACGCAACCGAGATCATCAAGGTGCTCGACAAGAAGGGGTTAGGCGTCCGGAAGGCGCAGAGCCTTACGGGAATCGACGCGGCCGATTTTTCGCGGGTCCGAAATGCGGACTTCCGCCGGATCAGCGTCGAACGCCTGATGGCGATGATCAATGGCCTCGGATCGCGGATTGATGTGGCGGTGAGGCTGCGGCGCGCGGAAGCGATGCACGCGGCCTCTGCGACCTGACGCCAGAGGAGGGCAACAAATCATGGAGAAGAAAATCCAGGGCCATGCGACCTTGCGCAAGGAGATGACCGCAGTAGCGAGTGGCGAAAAGCCCGCTCCGAAGAATGCGGGCTCGGTGTCGTTCGAGCCGCCTGCCGTGCGGCTATGAAGGGGATAGCAGGGCGGCGCTTGGCGAAGGCCTAAAGCGTCCGTTTCTTTACACTGGA is from Chromatiales bacterium 21-64-14 and encodes:
- a CDS encoding IS21 family transposase, which codes for MPAERLSMRKIREVLRLKWDGGVSNRRIAQSCAIGRPAVTEYLRRAADAGLSWPLPADLDDAALERRLFPRPASLPADLRTVPDWAQMHQELKRKGVTLVLLWQEYKVTCPEGYQYSAFCMHYRAWRGTRDVVMRQSHRAGERLFVDYCGPTMPVIDSSSGEIHTAQIFVAVLGASNYTYAEATWTQTLPDWISAHVRAFAFFGGSPALLVPDNLKSAVTRAHRYEPDLNPTCQEMAAHYGVAVLPARACKPRDKAKVEAGVLLVERWILARLRHQTFFSLAELNLAIAQLLADLNRRPFKKLPGSRQEWFDTLERPALQPLPDTPYDYAEWKKARVNIDYHIEVEGHYYSVPYQLVKQTLDVRIGAQVVECLHQGKRVASHRRAHSKGRHTTVTEHMPRAHQQYAQWTPQRLVRWAQQTGAATARVVEAILASRPHPQHGFRSCLGILRLGKTYGDTRLESACQRALVLGAPSYRSIESILKRGLDRTPLPEPASAADAIDHPNIRGPEYYH
- a CDS encoding AAA family ATPase — its product is MLIHPTLDKLQHLQLTGMRKALAEQIDLPDIEDLSFEERLGLLVDREITERDDRRLKTRLRQAKLRQQAAIEDIDYRHPRGLDKAMIAGLVNGAWIKAHHNILITGPTGVGKTWLACALAHKACRDGYRVHYLRLPRLFQELPIAKGDGRYPKLLAALAKTDVLVLDDWGLSTFTDEQRRDVLEILEDRHGRRATLITSQLPVEHWHEIIGDPTLADAILDRLVHTAYKINLKGESMRKRKSKLTHTPDSE